In a single window of the Phycisphaerales bacterium genome:
- a CDS encoding propionyl-CoA synthetase gives MNSTAYDRMYRESLDNPTAFWGRAAEEIHWFKAPQCVLDDRRPPFYRWFVGGELNTCYNAIDRHIEAGRGAQPAVIYDSPVTGTVQVLTYRELRDRVARFAGVLRRHGVSAGDRVIVYMPMIPETLCAMLACARLGAIHSVVFGGFAPQELAKRIEDARPKLILSASCGIEGKKVIAYKPLLDEALRISAHQPHKCIVYQRPQMHAELVPGRDLDWSEEVATAEPAACVPVAATDPLYILYTSGTTGIPKGVVRDNGGHAVALQWTMHAIYDMRPGEVYWAASDLGWVVGHSYIVYGPLLYGCTTVLYEGKPVGTPDPGAFWRVIAQHGVRALFAAPTALRAIKREDPECLHRARYDLRGFRALFLAGERCDPDTLQWAEQHLRVRVVDHWWQTETGWAIAANCLGLAPLPIKPGSPTRPTPGYDVRVLDECGAALPAGKLGSIVVRLPLPPGCLPTLWQNDAGFVDSYLAAYPGYYLTGDAGLIDEDGYVYIMARTDDIINVAGHRLSTGGMEEVLAAHPNVAECAVIGVQDELKGELPLGFVVLKAGVERPAAELERELVQMVRDRIGAVASFKLVTIVPRLPKTRSGKVLRGTMKRIADGQPYQTPATIDDLSVLDEVRTALRGLGFAGASGGSRSQLSPNPPGA, from the coding sequence ATGAATTCCACCGCCTATGACCGGATGTACCGGGAGTCCCTCGACAATCCGACCGCGTTCTGGGGTCGTGCCGCCGAGGAGATCCATTGGTTCAAAGCCCCGCAATGCGTGCTGGACGACCGTCGGCCGCCCTTTTACCGCTGGTTTGTCGGGGGGGAACTCAACACCTGCTACAACGCGATCGACCGGCACATTGAAGCCGGCCGCGGCGCGCAACCCGCGGTGATCTACGACAGTCCGGTGACCGGCACGGTGCAAGTGCTCACGTATCGTGAATTGCGCGACCGGGTGGCGCGGTTTGCGGGTGTCTTGCGGAGACACGGCGTGAGCGCGGGTGATCGTGTGATCGTGTACATGCCGATGATCCCGGAAACACTATGCGCCATGCTGGCCTGCGCGCGGCTCGGCGCAATTCACTCGGTAGTCTTCGGGGGCTTTGCACCGCAGGAACTGGCCAAACGTATCGAGGATGCCCGGCCCAAGCTGATCCTGAGTGCCTCGTGTGGCATCGAGGGCAAGAAGGTCATCGCGTACAAGCCACTGCTCGACGAGGCGCTGCGCATCTCTGCGCACCAACCCCACAAGTGCATCGTGTACCAGCGGCCACAGATGCACGCCGAGCTGGTGCCGGGTCGTGACCTGGATTGGAGCGAAGAGGTGGCCACGGCCGAGCCGGCGGCCTGCGTGCCGGTGGCCGCGACCGATCCGCTCTACATTCTGTACACCTCCGGCACGACGGGCATTCCCAAGGGCGTCGTACGCGACAACGGCGGGCATGCCGTGGCGCTGCAATGGACGATGCATGCCATCTACGACATGCGGCCGGGCGAAGTCTACTGGGCCGCTTCCGACCTCGGATGGGTCGTGGGACATTCCTACATCGTCTACGGTCCGCTGCTGTATGGTTGCACGACTGTGCTGTACGAAGGCAAGCCGGTGGGTACCCCCGACCCCGGTGCGTTCTGGCGCGTGATCGCTCAGCACGGGGTAAGAGCACTTTTCGCGGCACCGACTGCGCTGCGCGCCATCAAGCGGGAAGATCCCGAATGTCTGCACCGGGCGCGCTATGACCTGCGGGGGTTCCGGGCCCTGTTCCTCGCGGGCGAGCGCTGCGATCCCGACACACTGCAGTGGGCCGAGCAGCACCTGCGCGTGCGGGTCGTGGACCACTGGTGGCAGACAGAAACGGGCTGGGCGATCGCCGCCAACTGTCTCGGGCTGGCGCCACTGCCGATCAAGCCAGGTTCACCGACGCGTCCGACACCGGGCTACGACGTGCGGGTGCTGGATGAGTGCGGCGCAGCACTGCCGGCCGGGAAGCTGGGCAGCATCGTGGTGCGTCTGCCGTTGCCGCCGGGTTGTCTGCCAACGTTGTGGCAGAACGATGCGGGCTTCGTGGATTCCTACCTCGCCGCCTATCCGGGTTACTACCTCACGGGCGATGCGGGGTTGATCGACGAGGACGGGTACGTGTACATCATGGCCCGCACGGATGACATCATCAACGTGGCGGGCCATCGCCTGTCCACGGGGGGCATGGAGGAAGTCCTCGCAGCACATCCGAACGTTGCGGAATGCGCGGTCATCGGTGTGCAGGACGAGCTCAAAGGTGAGCTTCCGCTGGGTTTCGTCGTGCTCAAGGCGGGCGTCGAGCGTCCGGCGGCGGAGCTGGAACGCGAACTCGTGCAGATGGTCCGCGATCGGATCGGGGCGGTGGCCTCGTTCAAGCTCGTGACCATTGTGCCGCGACTGCCCAAAACCCGATCGGGCAAGGTGCTGCGTGGTACGATGAAGCGCATCGCCGACGGACAGCCGTATCAGACCCCGGCGACAATCGACGATTTGTCCGTGCTCGACGAGGTTCGGACGGCCTTGCGGGGGCTCGGCTTCGCGGGCGCTTCGGGCGGATCGCGGAGCCAGCTTTCCCCCAACCCTCCTGGCGCGTGA
- the rsgA gene encoding ribosome small subunit-dependent GTPase A, which translates to MDRTSLGWSEYWKLQFDEFAPPGCTPARIAREERAAYFILTDIGEQLARVSGRLRAAATRRADFPAVGDWVAVSSVEGEGAVIQSVLPRRTLFSRRSVGEGAADEQVIAANLDTVFLVSGLDGDFNPRRIERYLTLAWESGAAPVVVLNKADLCPNVAERVATVEGLAPGTPVLAVSAAATRGAEALRPYLGPGTTTALLGSSGVGKSSLINVLLGTERQRTAAVRADDQRGRHTTTRREMLLLPTGGVLIDTPGMRELQLWADAAALDQVFADVTALAEQCRFHDCRHEVEPGCAVRAALAAGTLAPARYASYVKLGRELSYQARRDDVRLWMAERERWKKLGALGRARARRKL; encoded by the coding sequence GCTGGTCTGAATACTGGAAATTGCAGTTTGACGAATTCGCGCCGCCGGGCTGCACCCCGGCGCGCATCGCCCGCGAAGAGCGTGCGGCGTACTTCATTCTTACCGACATCGGTGAGCAACTCGCGCGGGTCAGTGGACGGCTCCGTGCCGCTGCGACGCGCCGGGCTGATTTTCCCGCGGTGGGCGACTGGGTCGCCGTCTCCTCCGTGGAGGGTGAAGGCGCCGTGATTCAGAGCGTGCTGCCGCGCCGGACGCTGTTCTCCCGCAGGAGCGTGGGAGAGGGCGCTGCGGATGAGCAGGTGATCGCCGCGAATCTGGACACGGTCTTCCTGGTCAGTGGCCTGGACGGAGATTTCAACCCACGCCGTATCGAGCGCTACCTGACGCTCGCCTGGGAGAGCGGCGCCGCACCTGTCGTGGTGCTGAACAAGGCCGATCTATGCCCGAACGTCGCTGAACGGGTCGCCACGGTCGAGGGGCTCGCACCCGGCACCCCCGTGCTTGCGGTGAGTGCGGCTGCGACACGCGGAGCCGAGGCGTTGCGCCCGTATCTTGGCCCAGGGACCACGACCGCGCTCCTGGGATCGTCCGGTGTGGGCAAGTCGTCACTCATCAACGTGCTACTGGGTACGGAGCGGCAGCGCACCGCTGCGGTGCGCGCGGACGACCAGCGCGGTCGACACACAACCACACGGCGCGAAATGCTCCTGCTGCCCACGGGCGGCGTGCTCATCGACACACCGGGCATGCGCGAGCTCCAGCTCTGGGCGGACGCCGCCGCTCTTGACCAGGTATTCGCTGATGTGACCGCCCTCGCGGAGCAGTGCCGCTTCCACGACTGCCGGCACGAGGTTGAGCCGGGCTGCGCGGTGCGTGCGGCGCTCGCCGCCGGCACACTGGCCCCCGCACGTTACGCGAGCTATGTGAAGCTCGGGCGCGAGCTGAGCTACCAGGCCCGGCGCGACGATGTGCGGTTGTGGATGGCGGAGCGTGAAAGGTGGAAGAAGCTGGGTGCCCTTGGCCGGGCACGTGCACGTCGGAAGCTGTAG